The Stomoxys calcitrans chromosome 3, idStoCalc2.1, whole genome shotgun sequence genome includes a region encoding these proteins:
- the LOC131996361 gene encoding zinc finger CCCH-type with G patch domain-containing protein-like isoform X2: MVNMDQYQAQLLSVEKAIHASENSKEREELRTLKDNLIELIALTQFVDEEKQNEDDEEVNLDDYEMHRFMSEVKEIDQKDELRRLKDKCERMVGEKCSAPYMHSWGAITYHNALICSMEDEAVVADDGNIDVKFRVLFTNPTHKEMLPCPFFLDGSCRFDSENCHFSHGEMVSAGSLREYTVPDFSRLSRNCVVLAKTGDNLWQRGRVLCANYVEKECRVRLDNSSTKNREQDFKFVDLLPIFEDGDSTSDSESETGYPAINVDNCNLNTFTYDVSQSLGDWERYTRGIGSKLMAKMGYIHGTGLGSNGGGIITPIAAQILPMGKSLDYCMSLREAANGDENLFSAEKKLQKDKKKQEAISARAYERETTRVDVFSFINENVLSTSKPIHQSGPLKKCFQNHSSKSLNVESVKVADDIRRKEREIAEVRKSLKRNAEGGADICSRLKKKLREKTYELSCLQEKQDHLSNEQSSRKTKSFVF, encoded by the exons ATGGTAAATATGGACCAGTATCAGGCACAG TTGCTCTCCGTTGAAAAAGCGATACATGCTTCAGAAAATTCCAAGGAGCGCGAGGAATTACGTACCCTTAAAGACAATTTGATTGAGTTAATAGCACTTACTCAGTTCGTAGATGAGGAGAAACAGAATGAAGATGACGAGGAAGTTAACCTAGACGACTATGAAATGCACAGGTTTATGAGTGAAGTAAAAGAAATTGATCAAAAAGATGAATTACGGAGGCTTAAG GATAAATGCGAACGAATGGTCGGAGAAAAATGTAGTGCTCCATATATGCACTCGTGGGGAGCTATAACTTACCATAATGCCCTTATTTGTAGTATGGAAGATGAAGCTGTTGTCGCTGATGATGGCAACATCGATGTGAAATTCCGAGTTcttttcacgaatccaacgcaTAAAGAAATGTTACCATGTCCTTTCTTTTTGGATGGTAGTTGTCGGTTCGACAGTGAAAATTGTCATTTTTCTCACGGTGAAATGGTGTCTGCTGGTTCTCTGCGGGAGTATACCGTTCCTGATTTTTCTCGCTTGTCAAGAAACTGCGTAGTTTTAGCGAAAACCGGGGATAATTTGTGGCAACGTGGACGTGTTCTATGCGCAAACTATGTAGAAAAGGAGTGTCGGGTTCGTTTGGATAACAGCTCTACTAAGAATAGGGAGCAAGACTTCAAATTTGTGGATTTGTTGCCAATATTTGAAG ATGGAGATTCTACCAGCGATTCCGAAAGTGAAACAGGCTATCCAGCGATAAATGTTGATAATTGCAATCTTAATACATTCACCTATGACGTTAGTCAATCTCTCGGAGATTGGGAAAGATATACAAGG GGCATTGGCTCCAAATTAATGGCTAAAATGGGGTACATACATGGTACAGGGTTAGGTTCCAATGGAGGTGGTATTATAACACCTATAGCAGCACAAATCCTACCAATGGGAAAATCATTAGATTATTGCATGAGCTTGCGAGAAGCTGCCAATGGAGACGAAAATCTTTTCAGcgctgaaaaaaaattgcaaaaggatAAGAAAAAGCAGGAAGCAATAAGTGCAAGAGCCTACGAACGCGAAACAACACGAGTTGATGTATTCTCTTTTATCAACGAAAATGTTTTAAGTACCTCTAAGCCTATTCATCAGTCCGGACCTCTTAAAAAGTGCTTTCAAAATCATAGCTCTAAGTCCTTAAATGTGGAAAGCGTTAAGGTAGCGGACGATATTCGACGCAAAGAACGAGAAATAGCTGAAGTTAGAAAATCGTTAAAACGTAATGCTGAAGGTGGTGCCGACATTTGCAGCAGACTTAAGAAAAAGCTACGCGAAAAAACGTACGAATT
- the LOC131996361 gene encoding zinc finger CCCH-type with G patch domain-containing protein-like isoform X1 — translation MVNMDQYQAQLLSVEKAIHASENSKEREELRTLKDNLIELIALTQFVDEEKQNEDDEEVNLDDYEMHRFMSEVKEIDQKDELRRLKDKCERMVGEKCSAPYMHSWGAITYHNALICSMEDEAVVADDGNIDVKFRVLFTNPTHKEMLPCPFFLDGSCRFDSENCHFSHGEMVSAGSLREYTVPDFSRLSRNCVVLAKTGDNLWQRGRVLCANYVEKECRVRLDNSSTKNREQDFKFVDLLPIFEEDGDSTSDSESETGYPAINVDNCNLNTFTYDVSQSLGDWERYTRGIGSKLMAKMGYIHGTGLGSNGGGIITPIAAQILPMGKSLDYCMSLREAANGDENLFSAEKKLQKDKKKQEAISARAYERETTRVDVFSFINENVLSTSKPIHQSGPLKKCFQNHSSKSLNVESVKVADDIRRKEREIAEVRKSLKRNAEGGADICSRLKKKLREKTYELSCLQEKQDHLSNEQSSRKTKSFVF, via the exons ATGGTAAATATGGACCAGTATCAGGCACAG TTGCTCTCCGTTGAAAAAGCGATACATGCTTCAGAAAATTCCAAGGAGCGCGAGGAATTACGTACCCTTAAAGACAATTTGATTGAGTTAATAGCACTTACTCAGTTCGTAGATGAGGAGAAACAGAATGAAGATGACGAGGAAGTTAACCTAGACGACTATGAAATGCACAGGTTTATGAGTGAAGTAAAAGAAATTGATCAAAAAGATGAATTACGGAGGCTTAAG GATAAATGCGAACGAATGGTCGGAGAAAAATGTAGTGCTCCATATATGCACTCGTGGGGAGCTATAACTTACCATAATGCCCTTATTTGTAGTATGGAAGATGAAGCTGTTGTCGCTGATGATGGCAACATCGATGTGAAATTCCGAGTTcttttcacgaatccaacgcaTAAAGAAATGTTACCATGTCCTTTCTTTTTGGATGGTAGTTGTCGGTTCGACAGTGAAAATTGTCATTTTTCTCACGGTGAAATGGTGTCTGCTGGTTCTCTGCGGGAGTATACCGTTCCTGATTTTTCTCGCTTGTCAAGAAACTGCGTAGTTTTAGCGAAAACCGGGGATAATTTGTGGCAACGTGGACGTGTTCTATGCGCAAACTATGTAGAAAAGGAGTGTCGGGTTCGTTTGGATAACAGCTCTACTAAGAATAGGGAGCAAGACTTCAAATTTGTGGATTTGTTGCCAATATTTGAAG AAGATGGAGATTCTACCAGCGATTCCGAAAGTGAAACAGGCTATCCAGCGATAAATGTTGATAATTGCAATCTTAATACATTCACCTATGACGTTAGTCAATCTCTCGGAGATTGGGAAAGATATACAAGG GGCATTGGCTCCAAATTAATGGCTAAAATGGGGTACATACATGGTACAGGGTTAGGTTCCAATGGAGGTGGTATTATAACACCTATAGCAGCACAAATCCTACCAATGGGAAAATCATTAGATTATTGCATGAGCTTGCGAGAAGCTGCCAATGGAGACGAAAATCTTTTCAGcgctgaaaaaaaattgcaaaaggatAAGAAAAAGCAGGAAGCAATAAGTGCAAGAGCCTACGAACGCGAAACAACACGAGTTGATGTATTCTCTTTTATCAACGAAAATGTTTTAAGTACCTCTAAGCCTATTCATCAGTCCGGACCTCTTAAAAAGTGCTTTCAAAATCATAGCTCTAAGTCCTTAAATGTGGAAAGCGTTAAGGTAGCGGACGATATTCGACGCAAAGAACGAGAAATAGCTGAAGTTAGAAAATCGTTAAAACGTAATGCTGAAGGTGGTGCCGACATTTGCAGCAGACTTAAGAAAAAGCTACGCGAAAAAACGTACGAATT